A genomic window from Clostridium aceticum includes:
- a CDS encoding helix-turn-helix transcriptional regulator, whose protein sequence is MVVIGLKIDRLMAILVTLLRRERVQAKELAEMFEVSVRTILRDIDALNSAGIPIVTYQGANGGIGIVEGYRLDRNLLTGEEMVTILTALKSLTANFSNSKHETLMEKFKNTLSTSQFQFLDYKTNQFFIDISPWREDKHSKKKKQDLYQAIEQCREVTFLYTDSKGIKTNRSIEPYSLVFKGQQWYLYGWCLKREAFRLFKLSRMKNIEISLKVFTPKEVSLEELPWHEKWLQPDQMLELQLLFDTSLENIIHEWFEDAITEYIEDGIIVKTSLPENKWLYGFLLSFGSSVEVISPPHIRNVLAEMAEGIYKKYS, encoded by the coding sequence ATGGTGGTGATTGGTTTGAAAATTGATAGATTAATGGCTATTTTAGTAACACTACTTAGGAGAGAGCGTGTTCAAGCAAAAGAATTAGCTGAAATGTTTGAGGTTTCTGTTAGGACAATACTGCGAGATATAGATGCCTTAAATTCAGCAGGAATACCTATTGTCACTTATCAAGGTGCAAATGGAGGAATTGGGATTGTAGAAGGTTATCGCTTAGATAGAAATCTTCTTACTGGAGAAGAGATGGTTACTATTCTTACGGCTTTAAAAAGCTTAACTGCCAACTTTTCTAACTCAAAACATGAAACTTTAATGGAAAAGTTCAAAAACACCCTCTCAACTTCTCAGTTCCAATTTCTTGATTATAAAACAAATCAATTTTTTATTGATATCTCTCCCTGGAGAGAAGATAAACATTCTAAGAAAAAGAAGCAGGATCTTTATCAGGCAATAGAGCAATGTAGAGAAGTCACCTTTTTATATACTGATTCTAAAGGAATAAAAACAAATCGAAGTATAGAACCCTACTCTCTTGTTTTTAAAGGACAGCAATGGTATTTATATGGATGGTGTCTTAAAAGAGAGGCATTTCGTCTTTTTAAACTGTCAAGAATGAAGAACATAGAGATCTCTCTTAAGGTTTTTACACCTAAAGAAGTTTCCTTAGAGGAACTTCCCTGGCATGAAAAGTGGCTTCAACCAGACCAGATGCTAGAATTGCAACTACTTTTTGATACAAGCCTGGAAAATATTATCCATGAATGGTTTGAAGATGCCATTACAGAATATATTGAAGATGGAATAATAGTCAAGACATCTTTACCCGAAAACAAATGGCTTTATGGCTTCCTGTTAAGTTTTGGAAGCTCTGTAGAAGTTATAAGTCCTCCTCATATCCGAAATGTTCTTGCAGAGATGGCAGAAGGAATTTATAAAAAATATTCTTAG
- a CDS encoding methyl-accepting chemotaxis protein, translating into MQKSLRSKLILIFGFIFTISFFIVTYISIYNSSEFLRQEAVQGLSAALDGNSTTIKAKIDQELMFIETLSNRRIIDDDTPWEEKVAILQKEAERAGYQAISIADLDGNFTRFDIEKTSGDVFDRSYFQEAKLGKSVVSDILISRATHEPVMIAATPIKRNNEIIGVLYGVRSQEEINKIISDFSYGKTSSAYIINRQGQIMANEDLQKVLDETNMLEDARNNPETFQLQQLLENEILLGNIGIGEFTLEGKEKISAYRPIEGSDWILIVSIDKDEVFHNVNNLRSLLVTIGLIVIVLSSVGIYIASVYVTKPITAVTQIIEKLSNYDLSSDKNEKMYKYLNRKDEIGKMANSLVFMRNSFIDLIQKINDTSHQLAASSEELTCTIQQSALASDEVANAIEEIAKGVTQQAMDTSNGSTYIGDFGTLIDKNRDCMNKLNALTATVNQLKDEGFSMLALLTERTKESNEASNQINEVIVATNDNVEKIEEASLMIKSIADQTNLLALNAAIEAARAGESGRGFAVVAEEIRKLAEESNNFASDITSIIHDLLLKTENAVTRMTSVGKIFNDQKESVEKTSEKFDGIANAIDQVKKTLVDLNASDHEMNKKKEEIITIITSLAAISQENAASTEEVSASVEEQTASMIEIANASEELAEVALDMQNSVSKFKY; encoded by the coding sequence ATGCAGAAATCTTTAAGAAGTAAATTAATTTTAATTTTTGGTTTTATATTCACTATTTCTTTTTTTATCGTAACCTACATATCTATTTACAATTCTTCTGAATTTTTACGTCAGGAAGCAGTACAGGGGCTTTCTGCGGCTTTAGATGGAAATTCCACCACTATAAAAGCTAAAATAGACCAAGAGCTTATGTTTATAGAAACCCTTTCAAACAGAAGGATTATTGATGACGATACTCCTTGGGAGGAAAAGGTAGCTATTTTGCAAAAGGAAGCTGAAAGAGCTGGATACCAAGCTATATCAATAGCAGATTTAGATGGAAATTTTACACGGTTTGATATAGAAAAAACTTCAGGAGATGTCTTTGATCGAAGTTATTTTCAAGAAGCGAAATTGGGGAAAAGTGTAGTGTCAGATATTTTAATTAGTCGTGCCACCCATGAACCGGTCATGATAGCAGCAACACCCATAAAAAGAAATAATGAAATAATAGGGGTATTGTATGGTGTTCGAAGCCAAGAGGAAATCAATAAAATAATCAGTGATTTTTCCTATGGTAAGACAAGTTCTGCTTATATTATTAATCGTCAGGGGCAAATCATGGCCAATGAAGATTTGCAAAAAGTCTTAGATGAAACAAATATGCTGGAGGATGCGAGAAATAACCCAGAGACATTTCAATTACAACAACTTCTGGAAAATGAAATTCTTTTAGGGAATATAGGTATAGGGGAATTTACATTAGAAGGTAAAGAAAAGATATCTGCTTATAGACCTATTGAAGGCAGCGATTGGATTCTTATAGTATCTATCGATAAGGATGAGGTTTTCCACAATGTTAATAATTTAAGAAGCCTTCTTGTAACTATTGGACTTATCGTTATAGTTCTATCCTCTGTTGGTATATATATTGCAAGCGTCTATGTCACAAAACCTATTACAGCTGTAACTCAAATCATAGAAAAGCTATCGAATTATGATTTAAGCTCTGATAAAAATGAAAAAATGTATAAGTACTTGAATAGAAAAGATGAAATAGGAAAAATGGCTAATTCGTTGGTTTTTATGAGGAATAGTTTTATTGATTTAATCCAAAAAATAAACGATACTTCTCATCAATTAGCCGCCTCTTCAGAAGAACTGACTTGTACTATTCAACAGTCTGCCTTAGCATCCGATGAAGTAGCAAATGCTATAGAAGAAATTGCAAAAGGCGTTACACAGCAAGCTATGGATACTAGCAACGGCAGCACCTATATTGGTGATTTTGGAACTTTGATAGACAAGAACCGAGACTGCATGAATAAGCTCAATGCCCTTACTGCTACAGTCAATCAATTGAAGGATGAAGGCTTTAGCATGCTAGCACTTTTAACTGAAAGAACAAAAGAAAGTAACGAAGCATCAAATCAAATTAACGAAGTTATTGTTGCTACCAACGACAACGTAGAAAAAATAGAAGAGGCAAGCTTAATGATTAAAAGTATAGCAGACCAAACAAATCTATTAGCCCTCAATGCAGCTATAGAGGCAGCCAGAGCTGGGGAAAGTGGAAGAGGTTTTGCCGTTGTTGCTGAAGAAATTAGAAAATTAGCAGAAGAATCCAATAATTTTGCCAGTGATATTACTAGTATCATTCATGATTTATTGTTAAAAACCGAAAATGCAGTAACTAGAATGACTAGTGTAGGTAAAATATTTAATGATCAAAAAGAAAGTGTAGAAAAAACCAGTGAAAAATTTGATGGTATTGCTAATGCCATCGACCAAGTCAAAAAAACGTTAGTAGACCTCAATGCATCAGATCATGAAATGAATAAGAAAAAAGAAGAAATCATAACAATCATCACTAGCCTTGCGGCGATTTCTCAGGAAAATGCAGCCAGTACTGAAGAGGTTTCTGCATCAGTGGAGGAACAAACAGCATCAATGATTGAAATTGCAAACGCAAGCGAGGAATTGGCAGAAGTAGCACTAGATATGCAAAATAGTGTATCCAAGTTTAAATACTAG
- a CDS encoding response regulator, translating into MEEINALSQIKVLYVEDEAITRNQVYRFLKKRVGKVIAAENGEDGINKFLEFQPDIIITDLIMPDINGIEMMKKLRTDGFRCPFIITSALSDTKTILETVDLKIEKYLIKPIDADVLMNNLTEIATEILEKRGNLLVINHDLILTEDMKTQLELEIRNLYSKYLKKVTGKGAQLINVFIKGKEIEIVLKETLTVLEESFLAIGQHYKNVEFLRKAIYENTISEVEQQISVLIKRKVTIKKIDVYPKERFERILFQVL; encoded by the coding sequence ATGGAAGAAATCAATGCATTATCACAGATAAAGGTCCTTTATGTAGAAGATGAAGCCATTACTAGGAATCAAGTTTATAGATTCTTAAAAAAAAGGGTTGGCAAAGTAATTGCTGCTGAAAATGGCGAAGATGGTATCAACAAATTTCTTGAATTTCAACCAGACATTATTATAACAGATTTAATTATGCCAGATATAAATGGTATAGAAATGATGAAAAAGCTAAGGACCGATGGTTTTCGATGTCCTTTTATCATTACATCTGCCTTATCAGATACAAAAACAATCCTGGAAACGGTAGATTTAAAGATAGAAAAGTACCTAATTAAGCCTATTGATGCAGATGTATTGATGAATAATTTAACAGAAATAGCTACTGAAATTTTAGAAAAAAGAGGAAATCTACTGGTCATAAACCATGATCTCATTCTAACAGAAGATATGAAAACCCAGTTGGAACTTGAAATTAGAAACTTGTATTCAAAATATCTAAAAAAAGTGACTGGAAAAGGCGCACAACTTATCAATGTTTTTATTAAAGGAAAAGAGATCGAAATTGTTTTAAAGGAAACCCTTACTGTTTTAGAAGAAAGCTTTCTAGCTATAGGTCAGCACTATAAAAATGTAGAGTTTCTTAGGAAAGCAATTTATGAAAATACCATAAGTGAGGTTGAACAACAGATTAGTGTTTTAATCAAAAGAAAAGTAACCATAAAAAAAATTGACGTCTATCCAAAGGAAAGGTTTGAACGGATATTATTTCAGGTTTTATAA
- a CDS encoding HAMP domain-containing histidine kinase, translating into MNQGFELQHINLNQSLADSINQSLNFMLEIEGRVAKNKLECYINSINDHYCKYLNIEKNQVLGKKISSIKDDFTNIYYTIMGYFFQNPTKDHIHIYLKKNNQHFQIADVEALNDENCELWQITAYSFRQSTNHFKVFICTKDTSKELYRVREKYSVEDIKNYYDKIINLSDMVSNLSHAWRQPLNALNFSIINLIDEIHSEERDLVLLEEYYKEIWEIINNLSKKIENFKAFFEVDYEKEVFNVEKYLDLVFEVMEEKISKEHIQIDVTIQEKIDKYGSPKEFVQIMYCIFFDIIECCKDRLDSNNRKLIIAIYRNKDNVCFDIKVVYNKEEHKHFQLQLAHLSMFNNILCKKMKGSIDLINTKKENKVSISFPLDI; encoded by the coding sequence TTGAATCAAGGCTTTGAATTACAGCATATTAATCTCAATCAAAGTTTAGCTGACTCCATAAACCAATCTTTAAATTTCATGCTGGAGATAGAGGGCAGAGTAGCAAAGAACAAACTTGAATGCTACATAAATAGTATAAACGATCATTACTGTAAGTATTTAAATATTGAAAAAAACCAAGTTCTAGGTAAGAAGATTTCTAGTATCAAAGATGACTTTACAAATATATACTATACAATCATGGGATATTTTTTTCAAAACCCTACCAAAGATCATATTCATATTTATTTAAAGAAAAATAACCAGCATTTCCAGATCGCTGACGTAGAAGCACTCAACGATGAAAACTGTGAACTTTGGCAGATTACAGCCTATTCCTTTAGACAGAGCACGAATCATTTCAAAGTATTTATTTGTACTAAGGATACTAGTAAAGAATTATACCGAGTGAGAGAAAAATATAGTGTAGAAGATATAAAAAACTATTATGACAAAATTATCAACTTGTCAGATATGGTTTCAAATTTATCTCATGCTTGGAGGCAGCCTCTTAACGCCTTGAATTTCTCCATTATTAATCTTATCGATGAAATTCATAGTGAGGAAAGAGACCTCGTCCTATTAGAAGAGTACTATAAGGAAATCTGGGAAATCATAAATAATCTATCTAAAAAAATAGAAAACTTCAAAGCTTTTTTTGAAGTAGATTATGAAAAAGAAGTCTTCAATGTGGAGAAATATCTTGATCTGGTTTTTGAAGTTATGGAGGAAAAAATCAGCAAGGAACACATACAAATCGATGTAACTATCCAGGAAAAAATTGATAAGTATGGATCTCCTAAAGAATTTGTACAGATCATGTATTGTATTTTCTTTGATATTATAGAATGCTGTAAAGATAGATTAGATAGCAACAACAGAAAACTAATTATTGCTATCTATAGAAATAAAGACAATGTCTGCTTCGATATCAAAGTTGTCTATAACAAAGAGGAACACAAGCACTTTCAATTGCAGTTAGCTCATTTATCTATGTTTAATAATATACTGTGTAAAAAGATGAAAGGTTCTATTGATCTAATCAATACTAAGAAAGAAAATAAAGTATCAATCAGTTTTCCTTTAGATATATAG
- a CDS encoding putative DNA modification/repair radical SAM protein yields the protein MNLLEKLEILADAAKYDVSCSSSGSNRKNTGKGLGNGHMAGICHSWADDGRCISLLKILLTNECVYDCAYCVNRSSNDVPRASFTAEEVAELTINFYRRNYIEGLFLSAAVHKSPDYTMELMVKTARLLRKEHCFHGYIHMKAIPGADMALIHEAGQLVDRMSVNIELPSNAGLKLLAPQKKKEAIIKPMGFISSQIIQKVEEKKLYKKAETFVPAGQSTQLIIGATPDADLNILRLSEGLYNTFGLKRVYYSAYVPVSSDPKLPVIANPPLLREHRLYQADWLLRFYGFTSKELLQEEAPNFDVFLDPKCNWALKNLHLFPMEINRTPYEMLLRIPGVGVKSAMRIAAARRMHSLSYDDLKKIGVVLKRAKYFITCNGKYYGAFDFKENLLRQALIGDLPRNLQPIKEEGQQLSLFSMLQ from the coding sequence GTGAATCTATTAGAAAAGTTAGAGATTTTAGCGGATGCGGCAAAGTATGACGTTTCGTGTTCCTCTAGTGGTAGTAATAGAAAAAACACAGGCAAAGGTCTGGGCAATGGACATATGGCGGGTATCTGTCATAGTTGGGCGGATGACGGTAGATGTATATCTCTATTGAAGATTCTTTTAACCAACGAATGTGTCTACGACTGTGCCTATTGTGTCAATAGAAGCAGCAACGATGTTCCAAGGGCCTCCTTTACTGCTGAAGAGGTGGCAGAGCTTACGATTAATTTTTACCGAAGAAATTACATAGAAGGCTTGTTCTTATCGGCAGCAGTACATAAGAGTCCTGATTATACAATGGAACTGATGGTAAAAACTGCTAGATTACTTCGCAAAGAACATTGCTTTCATGGATATATTCATATGAAGGCCATACCTGGAGCGGATATGGCTTTAATCCATGAGGCTGGACAACTGGTGGATAGAATGAGTGTTAATATAGAGCTTCCTTCTAATGCAGGTCTCAAACTGCTGGCCCCACAGAAGAAAAAGGAAGCCATCATCAAGCCAATGGGGTTTATCTCATCCCAAATTATTCAAAAAGTGGAGGAAAAGAAGCTTTATAAAAAGGCAGAAACCTTTGTGCCAGCAGGTCAAAGTACCCAGTTGATTATAGGGGCTACGCCAGATGCAGATTTAAATATCTTAAGACTATCAGAGGGCTTATATAATACTTTTGGACTAAAGAGAGTTTATTATTCCGCTTATGTTCCAGTATCCAGTGATCCTAAGTTGCCGGTGATTGCTAATCCGCCATTATTACGGGAGCATCGGCTATATCAAGCAGATTGGCTTTTAAGATTCTATGGATTTACTTCAAAAGAATTGCTACAAGAGGAGGCACCTAACTTTGACGTATTCTTAGATCCAAAGTGCAATTGGGCCTTGAAAAATCTTCATTTGTTCCCTATGGAAATTAATCGAACCCCCTATGAAATGTTGCTAAGGATCCCTGGTGTAGGGGTAAAATCTGCTATGCGCATTGCTGCCGCTAGAAGAATGCATTCTCTTAGTTATGATGATTTAAAGAAAATAGGTGTGGTATTGAAAAGGGCTAAGTACTTTATCACCTGCAATGGAAAGTATTATGGGGCGTTTGATTTCAAGGAAAATCTATTACGGCAAGCACTTATAGGAGATTTGCCGAGAAATCTTCAACCTATAAAGGAGGAAGGGCAACAGTTATCTCTATTTTCTATGTTGCAGTAA
- a CDS encoding TIGR03915 family putative DNA repair protein, with the protein MHYFVYDGSFEGMLTAIYEAYYLPEKPERIVREDTLQENIFVSLIPIITDKDKAEKVYNAIKDKISYRALKNVFYAFLSEEEEAATKVYQYLRLGWRIGAKIDDCHGEDRVLDLHKLSQKVSKEAHRMTGLLRFQKLESDVYYAEIEPDHNITALLAPHFARRMADQNWIIHDIKRGLAAFYNKEKWMMTEGKLQGEIALDEEEMQYQDLWRKYFKAIAIKNRKNPKLQKAYMPKRYWKHLIELKGK; encoded by the coding sequence ATGCATTATTTTGTTTATGATGGAAGTTTCGAAGGTATGCTGACGGCCATCTACGAGGCGTATTACCTTCCTGAAAAACCTGAAAGAATTGTGAGGGAGGATACGCTACAAGAGAATATTTTTGTTTCTTTAATACCTATTATTACTGACAAAGACAAAGCGGAGAAGGTTTACAACGCTATTAAAGATAAGATATCCTATAGAGCCTTAAAAAATGTATTTTATGCCTTTTTATCAGAGGAGGAGGAAGCTGCTACAAAGGTATATCAATATCTAAGGCTGGGATGGAGAATTGGTGCCAAAATAGATGATTGTCACGGGGAGGATCGTGTCTTAGATCTCCATAAGCTAAGTCAGAAGGTTAGTAAGGAAGCCCATCGGATGACGGGGCTCCTTAGGTTCCAAAAACTAGAGAGCGATGTCTACTATGCTGAAATAGAACCAGATCATAATATCACTGCTTTGTTGGCACCTCATTTTGCTAGAAGGATGGCGGATCAAAACTGGATCATCCACGATATCAAGAGGGGTTTAGCAGCTTTTTATAATAAAGAAAAATGGATGATGACGGAGGGGAAGCTACAGGGAGAGATAGCTTTGGATGAAGAAGAAATGCAGTATCAGGATTTATGGAGAAAATATTTTAAGGCGATAGCTATTAAAAACAGAAAAAACCCTAAACTACAAAAAGCTTATATGCCAAAACGTTACTGGAAACACTTAATAGAACTAAAAGGAAAATAA
- a CDS encoding DUF2975 domain-containing protein — MKYYGKKSLSSFLKIVLDVLLLIGVVLFVSVSKNTLFTGAFKEATSIMTFVYFLFLIGSTSLIAIVYSLRKITKTLVTRDPFVWENVKSLKNIWIGSFIIAVCYFINFFINPNYKDLQIIYIDAKGIHTDFEFFIFFFAGLFILVLEKVFKMAVQFKEENDLTI, encoded by the coding sequence ATGAAATATTACGGAAAAAAATCTTTATCAAGTTTTCTCAAAATAGTATTAGATGTTTTACTATTAATAGGAGTAGTTTTATTTGTATCAGTATCTAAAAACACATTATTTACAGGTGCATTTAAAGAAGCTACATCAATCATGACTTTTGTCTATTTCTTATTTCTCATTGGCAGCACATCATTGATCGCTATTGTTTATAGTCTGAGGAAAATAACAAAGACACTTGTAACCAGAGATCCTTTTGTTTGGGAGAATGTCAAGAGTTTAAAAAACATATGGATAGGAAGTTTCATTATAGCTGTCTGTTATTTTATAAATTTTTTTATTAATCCTAATTACAAAGACCTTCAGATCATTTACATAGATGCAAAGGGGATTCATACAGATTTTGAGTTTTTTATATTCTTTTTTGCGGGATTGTTTATTTTAGTATTGGAAAAAGTTTTTAAAATGGCGGTTCAATTTAAGGAAGAAAACGACTTAACAATATAA
- a CDS encoding helix-turn-helix domain-containing protein, giving the protein MGIIVNLDVMMAKRKISLQELAERVGITNANLSILKNNKAKAIRFNTLEAICRELNCQPGDILEYVSDED; this is encoded by the coding sequence ATGGGTATAATTGTAAATTTAGATGTTATGATGGCTAAGAGAAAAATTTCATTGCAGGAATTAGCAGAACGGGTTGGTATAACAAATGCAAACCTTTCAATATTGAAAAATAATAAGGCAAAGGCTATAAGATTTAATACACTAGAAGCTATATGCAGAGAGTTAAACTGTCAGCCTGGAGATATATTGGAATATGTTTCTGATGAAGATTAA
- a CDS encoding DUF4153 domain-containing protein has translation MAKKVQGIIIKNGKVLTVEGMNQVGRMEHFFIWGEVKDSEKEIEAMQRVLEEQLNLKQGIAFQFEEEINKGTKTFVVDVQEEEIDLENSLEKVNCFRNYFKPMALSWIELSDLWAFRELEISYIKLLLKEAIKKEYEAPWIDIIKNTYFNHPRGKAYLKKLYVENKRNKTDAEESLANKGIVMAMALGLGILFDYFFVGAPIGISGLIFSMAILIVSICGMNQPRRLNKKLGFIFLIPIILLSLSFGIYNNDVLKTINVIAIPFLIASYLITIRYENVKEINLSFGRNVLDRVFVKVHGILPRFFIFGKEIKRDRKKLKENPNQKNIIRGLLISIPLLVVVLLLLTSADMMFKYYIDNIARLFSKLNTMSMLRHTFVISIITLYLFGFLWSFKYDEISYKSKGTSLIKASWEPVTIITIIFVINIAYLLFTIIQFSYLYGGGLQALPEGLSYAEYARKGFFELVLVTLINFSILLLSINLTKKDYKKVNTIANFSYSLLILFTLNMVVSANYKMYLYEKAFGFTRLRIFVQAFMFLIGILLIILLLGIWINKTPIFQYAVIATLVVYIGLNFINVDGLIAKGNILRYEETGIIDINYIKQLSYDAIPQMAKLLEVEDPFIRNNIKDHIQDEKERLDKNDVHWYGFNYYKSKLLRSNF, from the coding sequence ATGGCTAAAAAAGTACAGGGAATCATTATAAAAAATGGCAAAGTTCTAACAGTAGAGGGGATGAATCAAGTTGGTAGAATGGAGCATTTTTTTATTTGGGGAGAGGTGAAGGACAGCGAGAAGGAAATAGAGGCTATGCAAAGAGTATTAGAGGAACAATTAAACTTAAAGCAGGGGATCGCCTTCCAGTTTGAAGAAGAGATAAATAAAGGTACAAAAACATTTGTTGTTGATGTGCAGGAGGAAGAGATAGATTTAGAAAATTCTCTAGAAAAGGTGAACTGTTTTAGAAACTATTTTAAGCCGATGGCATTAAGCTGGATAGAGTTAAGTGATCTATGGGCTTTTAGAGAACTTGAAATAAGTTACATAAAGCTTTTATTAAAAGAAGCTATTAAAAAGGAGTATGAAGCCCCATGGATAGACATCATTAAAAATACCTACTTTAACCATCCAAGAGGGAAAGCCTATTTAAAAAAGTTGTATGTAGAAAATAAAAGAAACAAAACTGACGCTGAAGAAAGCCTGGCAAATAAAGGCATCGTTATGGCGATGGCACTAGGTTTGGGGATCTTATTTGACTACTTTTTTGTAGGGGCACCTATAGGAATATCAGGATTAATTTTTAGTATGGCGATTCTTATTGTATCAATATGTGGGATGAATCAACCTAGGCGATTAAATAAAAAGCTAGGCTTTATCTTTTTAATACCTATTATTCTTTTATCCTTAAGTTTCGGGATATATAACAATGATGTACTAAAGACCATCAATGTGATAGCTATTCCTTTTTTAATAGCAAGTTATTTAATAACCATAAGATATGAAAACGTAAAGGAAATAAACTTAAGCTTTGGGAGAAATGTTTTAGATAGGGTTTTTGTTAAAGTACATGGTATTCTTCCAAGATTTTTCATTTTTGGTAAAGAGATAAAAAGAGACAGAAAAAAATTAAAAGAAAATCCAAACCAGAAAAATATTATAAGAGGACTTTTGATATCTATACCCTTATTGGTGGTGGTACTCCTATTACTGACTTCTGCTGATATGATGTTTAAATACTATATTGATAACATTGCTAGGCTATTTAGCAAACTAAATACCATGAGTATGCTAAGACATACTTTTGTTATCAGTATAATTACACTGTATCTATTTGGCTTTCTATGGAGTTTTAAATACGATGAGATATCTTATAAAAGTAAAGGTACTTCTCTAATAAAAGCTTCATGGGAACCAGTAACCATAATAACAATTATATTTGTTATAAATATTGCTTATTTACTGTTTACGATTATACAATTTTCTTACTTATATGGGGGAGGGTTACAGGCTTTGCCGGAGGGACTTTCCTATGCTGAATATGCTAGAAAAGGATTTTTTGAACTTGTTTTAGTGACCCTTATCAACTTTAGCATATTGCTATTAAGTATAAATCTAACAAAGAAAGATTACAAAAAAGTCAACACAATAGCTAACTTCTCTTATAGTCTTTTAATTTTATTTACCTTAAATATGGTAGTTTCTGCAAACTACAAAATGTATTTATATGAGAAGGCTTTTGGTTTTACTAGGCTGAGAATATTTGTTCAGGCATTTATGTTTTTAATTGGTATTCTGCTAATAATCCTGTTATTAGGAATATGGATCAATAAAACTCCTATCTTTCAATATGCAGTTATCGCTACATTGGTAGTTTATATAGGACTAAATTTCATTAATGTAGACGGACTCATAGCAAAGGGAAATATCTTGAGGTATGAGGAAACGGGTATCATAGATATAAATTATATTAAACAATTATCCTATGATGCAATACCACAGATGGCAAAGCTTTTAGAGGTGGAAGACCCCTTTATTAGAAATAACATAAAGGATCATATACAAGATGAAAAAGAAAGATTAGACAAAAATGATGTGCATTGGTACGGATTTAATTATTATAAAAGCAAGTTATTAAGGAGTAATTTCTAA
- a CDS encoding DUF4342 domain-containing protein, whose amino-acid sequence MSIDLETVDLLRKRANVSYEEAKKALEESNGDLVEALIFLEKANKTKPEKNCEAETMLKGISNFAKSTIKKGNDTRLIVSKKDNNILNLSMTVTVIASIIAPVIPLAGLPLAFLTNHKIRIKKKDGEDMKVNVVLDKVSSTVNAMVNQTTKETIEKEKI is encoded by the coding sequence ATGAGTATTGATTTAGAAACCGTTGATTTATTAAGAAAAAGAGCAAATGTCAGCTATGAGGAAGCAAAAAAAGCATTAGAGGAAAGTAATGGCGATTTAGTGGAAGCTTTGATTTTTTTAGAGAAGGCAAATAAAACGAAACCTGAAAAAAACTGCGAAGCAGAAACCATGCTTAAAGGTATCAGCAACTTTGCAAAAAGTACGATAAAAAAAGGCAACGATACAAGACTAATTGTTAGTAAGAAGGATAACAATATTTTAAATCTATCTATGACAGTAACGGTAATTGCCAGCATTATTGCTCCTGTCATTCCGCTGGCGGGTCTACCTTTAGCATTTCTTACAAATCATAAAATAAGGATAAAGAAAAAAGATGGAGAAGATATGAAAGTCAATGTGGTTCTTGACAAAGTATCCTCTACTGTAAACGCTATGGTAAATCAAACAACGAAAGAAACTATAGAAAAAGAAAAAATTTAG